From a region of the Asterias amurensis chromosome 2, ASM3211899v1 genome:
- the LOC139954330 gene encoding solute carrier family 25 member 3-like has protein sequence MFSTIFDGVKRNHFSNPFTTTARCEGSLPVSTTPSENVSAISPGKVASPLIASGAEETSCEFGSAKYYALCGFGGILSCGVTHTALVPLDLVKCRIQVDPTKYVGIFKGFKVTLSEEGVRALGKGWAPTAIGYSMQGLCKFGFYEVFKTLYSNLLGEERTFVYRTSLYLAASASAEFFADIALSPMEAVKVRIQTMPGFATTLREGAPKLWAMEGIRGFYKGLPPLWLRQIPYTMMKFACFERTVEFLYKNVVPKPRSECTKPEQLVVTFLAGYIAGVFCAVVSHPADTVVSKLNQDSGSTAVEAARKLGMAGLWKGLVPRIVMIGTLTALQWFIYDSVKVYFRLPRPPPPEMPESLKQKLAAK, from the exons ATGTTTTCGACAATATTTGACGGCGTAAAACGCAACCATTTTTCAAACCCGTTCACAACGACGGCACGATGTGAGGGAAGCTTGCCTGTTTCGACAACTCCATCTGAAAATGTCTCGGCTATTTCACCAGGAAAGGTAGCTTCACCACTCATCGCAAGTGGTGCTGAGG AAACGAGCTGCGAATTTGGTTCTGCCAAGTATTATGCACTGTGTGGCTTTGGTGGTATCCTCAGTTGTGGTGTTACGCATACAGCCCTCGTTCCTCTAGATCTGGTCAAATGTCGAATTCAG GTGGACCCAACCAAATACGTAGGTATCTTCAAAGGATTCAAAGTGACATTAAGCGAGGAGGGTGTCCGAGCACTTGGTAAGGGCTGGGCCCCAACAGCCATTGGATACTCTATGCAAGGTCTGTGCAAGTTCGGCTTCTATGAAGTTTTCAAG ACGCTTTACAGCAACTTATTGGGTGAGGAACGTACTTTTGTGTATCGAACATCATTGTACCTCGCAGCCTCTGCAAGTGCAGAGTTCTTTGCTGACATTGCACTGTCACCGATGGAAGCAGTCAAGGTGCGCATTCAAACAATGCCAGGATTCGCAACAACATTAAGGGAGGGTGCACCAAAGCTGTGGGCCATGGAAGGTATTAGAGG ATTCTACAAAGGTCTTCCTCCACTCTGGCTGAGGCAAATCCCATACACAATGATGAAGTTTGCATGCTTTGAGAGGACTGTAGAGTTcctgtacaaaaatgttgtccCAAAGCCGCGCTCTGAGTGCACTAAACCAGAACAGCTTGTTGTCACCTTCTTGGCTGGTTACATCG CTGGTGTATTCTGTGCCGTTGTTTCTCATCCTGCTGACACTGTTGTATCCAAGTTGAACCAAGACTCTGGAAGCACAGCAGTTGAGGCTGCACGTAAGCTTGGTATGGCAG GTTTGTGGAAGGGTCTGGTCCCACGTATCGTCATGATTGGTACCCTGACTGCTCTACAATGGTTCATCTATGACTCGGTTAAGGTGTACTTCCGTCTGCCCCGCCCACCACCACCAGAGATGCCAGAGAGCCTCAAGCAGAAGTTGGCTGCCAAATAG
- the LOC139950014 gene encoding uncharacterized protein produces MEEERQSSNAEAPHQQESYNEIIQVYAPTTSHDDEETKSIYDEADQALGADKTTYTIILGDFNAKAGLRKDLEEKGPGPFGTGERNERGERLLDFVSSRNLFIVNDQTVSDTYNQEVHAILDTVEKLGKCDSAHTKTSKDTSMDEIQQESPLSKIGDASLHPDVLANAYNKHLSDLLEKHAPLQSKTLTLRPSTSWFTSSINIEKLKRKKLEQRWRKSQLTINKDMYKLQRNKVVRLINEAESHNYQNLIDENRGDCRQIFPVIDSLLHRKAATVLPTHTTPVELANRFSRFFQEKIKVIRSGCEISGQSRNADDQASELPVGCELRLETVSQPHIEMIIRKSPPKSFHLDPLPTSLLKTCLSEIAPIVTLIANSSITTENDLLQSTDEGKVSILVLLDLSAAFDTLDHNILLQRLKSRIGLSQGSLDWFSSYLLDRCQRVKITSSSEGASYPLEFGVPQGSLLGPVLFNIYLLPLSDIIRRHNLRHHFYADDTQLYISATPTQSDVYIKTSSHLLIFNHTPKELQGMIQELSEESIKAGLNMNMKKTKVMMSNNSQNFKVAVKGKDFEIVDHYIYLGKNITFNNKTGEEIKRRIQLGWVKFGTLSYIFRDHALPISLKRQVFDQCIIPVLLC; encoded by the exons ATGGAGGAAGAAAG ACAGAGTAGCAATGCTGAAGCTCCACATCAACAAGAAAGCTACAATGAAATAATTCAGGTCTATGCTCCAACCACAAGCCATGAcgatgaagaaacaaaatcgatCTATGACGAAGCAGACCAAGCACTTGGAGCCGACAAAACAACTTACACAATCATTTTGGGTGACTTCAATGCAAAAGCGGGACTGAGGAAAGATTTGGAAGAGAAAGGCCCGGGCCCATTTGGAACCGGAGAGCGGAATGAGAGAGGAGAAAGACTACTGGATTTTGTTTCAAGCAGGAACCTCTTTATTG TGAATGATCAGACAGTTAGTGACACCTACAACCAAGAAGTTCATGCCATACTGGATACTGTAGAGAAACTGGGAAAGTGTGACTCAGCACATACCAAAACAAGCAAAGATACAAGTATGGATGAAATCCAGCAGGAATCTCCTCTTTCTAAAATTGGAGATGCGTCTCTGCACCCAGATGTTCTCGCCAATGCCTACAATAAACATCTCTCCGATCTTCTCGAGAAACATGCACCTTTGCAATCTAAAACATTAACACTCCGTCCAAGTACATCTTGGTTTACATCTTCAATTAACATCGAGAAACTGAAACGTAAAAAGTTGGAACAGCGCTGGCGCAAGAGTCAACTAACCATCAACAAAGACATGTACAAGCTACAAAGGAACAAAGTGGTGAGGCTAATAAATGAGGCCGAATCGCACAACTACCAGAACTTAATAGATGAAAACAGAGGTGATTGTCGTCAGATTTTCCCGGTGATTGATTCGCTTTTGCATCGGAAAGCTGCTACTGTATTACCCACCCATACAACTCCAGTGGAACTCGCTAACCGCTTCAGCCGCTTCTTTCAAGAGAAAATAAAGGTGATTAGGAGCGGATGTGAAATCAGCGGTCAATCAAGGAATGCCGATGACCAAGCTTCTGAACTTCCGGTCGGTTGTGAACTTCGCTTAGAGACTGTTTCACAACCACATATTGAGATGATTATTCGTAAGTCTCCTCCGAAGTCTTTTCATCTGGACCCTCTACCAACTAGCCTTCTAAAGACATGCCTTTCGGAGATCGCGCCTATAGTGACGTTGATTGCCAACTCCTCAATTACGACAGAG AATGACCTACTTCAGAGCACCGATGAAGGAAAAGTGTCAATCCTTGTTCTTCTTGACCTCAGCGCAGCATTCGACACACTCGATCACAACATTTTGCTGCAAAGATTAAAGTCACGAATAGGATTGTCACAAGGAAGCCTGGACTGGTTTTCATCATACTTATTGGACCGCTGCCAGAGAGTTAAGATCACCAGCTCATCTGAAGGTGCCTCGTATCCGCTTGAGTTCGGTGTGCCACAAGGATCGTTGCTGGGTCCTGTTCTGTTCAACATTTATTTGCTACCACTTAGTGACATCATCCGTCGACACAACCTCAGACACCATTTCTATGCTGACGATACTCAGCTCTACATCTCTGCAACCCCTACTCAAAGTGATGtataca TCAAGACATCTTCTCATCTTCTCATCTTCAATCACACCCCTAAGGAACTCCAGGGAATGATTCAGGAGCTTTCAGAAGAAAGTATTAAGGCGGGCCTCAACATGAacatgaagaaaacaaaggTCATGATGAGTAACAATTCTCAAAACTTCAAAGTAGCGGTTAAGGGTAAAGATTTTGAGATAGTAGATCACTACATCTATCTGGGTAAGAATATCACCTTCAACAATAAAACAGGAGAAGAAATAAAGAGAAGAATCCAGTTAGGATGGGTGAAGTTTGGCACACTGAGCTACATCTTTAGAGACCACGCCCTTCCTATATCATTGAAAAGACAGGTATTCGATCAGTGCATAATACCTGTCCTATTGTGCTGA
- the LOC139950007 gene encoding uncharacterized protein, with translation MAKGDSRRVGWQRVTQGESPFGTTSQAPYKTQPYTHWPSPAFKDCSCQQQPLHSTNKKYTASWARWETWASSKIGMVVFPVNPYQLTLYITELATTGPKSIAKSATAAIKWVHSLVGLPSPTDNPMEKTAPQGFKRLHSSAAIRKEPITPNILSKLMDRHGHKNATLADLRVMFVCLVSYAGFLRFNDLSVVKRNDCKITSDHLTIHLPRSKTDQFRQGSEGVISRTFKSTCPVAVTERYFSALNDPPDSSLPVLGG, from the exons ATGGCAAAGGGTGACTCAAGGAGAGTCGGTTGGCAAAGGGTGACTCAAGGAGAGTCG CCATTTGGAACAACCTCGCAAGCTCCCTACAAGACCCAACCCTACACACACTGGCCATCACCAGCCTTCAAAGACTGCTCCTGTCAGCAACAGCCCCTTCATTCAACCAACAAGAAATACACAGCTAGTTGGGCAAGGTGGGAGACCTGGGCATCATCAAAGATCGGCATGGTAGTATTCCCAGTCAATCCATACCAACTCACGCTGTATATTACCGAACTGGCAACCACCGGACCAAAGTCTATTGCCAAATCAGCGACAGCGGCAATCAAGTGGGTTCACAGCCTGGTCGGCTTACCTTCCCCAACAGACAACCCCATGGAGAAAACCGCTCCCCAAGGGTTCAAACGGCTTCATTCTTCAGCTGCTATCCGAAAAGAACCCATCACACCGAACATACTATCAAAACTCATGGACCGACACGGTCACAAGAACGCAACACTAGCAGATTTAAGAGTTATGTTTGTTTGCCTAGTGTCATACGCAGGATTCCTGCGGTTCAATGACCTATCCGTAGTTAAGCGAAACGACTGCAAAATAACCAGCGACCACCTAACAATCCACCTACCTAGATCAAAAACAGACCAGTTCAGACAGGGGTCAGAAGGAGTGATTTCTAGAACATTCAAATCAACCTGCCCCGTAGCAGTGACAGAGCGGTACTTCTCGGCCCTAAACGACCCACCAGATTCGTCGTTGCCAGTACTAGGAGGCTGA